The Podospora bellae-mahoneyi strain CBS 112042 chromosome 7, whole genome shotgun sequence genomic sequence GGTCATGTGTAACGTCTCAACATAGTGTCCTAGACCTTGGGTACCTAGTAAACAAGCGAGTCTTCAACGACTATTGTATCATATCACAAATACATTTATATTTTGGCATAATCCAGGGTACATCTTGCAAGGAGAAAATTACCGTCTGCACAGTGAGCTCTGGGTCCAGTGACAGTGACAGACCATCAAGGTCCTCCGCCCGCTCGCTCACCGCCTGCCTGATCACGAGTTCTGCCGCCTTCAGATCTTTGTTCCAGCTTTGGCCCCTCAACCCCGAGTCTACAGTAGAAGGCAGGCATCCAGTTGAACACTGGGTATCTAATGAACTCTTTCTGCAGTGCCCTTACCCACCCGCCACATCTCAACTCATGGGAGCCATGATGAGCGATGGCCAACCGTAATCAACAATTGTCACCACGAACAACGACATTCCACTTGTCTGCTTAGAACGCTTGTCCCTTGATACGAAGGTCGTTGTCCGTGACACATCCATGCTGGCGCAGAGAGTATGCGCCATTGCCAGTCTGCTTCCACTGGACCTCCTGCTCGTGATCATCCTATCTGTTTGTCAATACCCTGGGCGTCTGGGAGTTATGGTGAAACATAAGATGCGGACAGCTTCCATCATTGCACCAGATGGCTGCCCACCACAAGCAACTGACGCGTCCACAGTTGCCAGGACCCGGTCCGTTCTTTGCGGTGCCTGACATACCCCACAGGTAGTGAATCCCATCCAAAAtctggttgttgctggccaTGGCAAAGGGGACATCGCACGTGAAGGACTCGGGGTCCctggcggcggctgctgctgaaatGTGGGCTGATATAGTCGGGATTAGGACTGGAAAGGTTGCGTTCCGTCCAGAATATCTCGCCTCCATTTGCGCAATCGTTTCCTCGATGGTGCCGGTGACAGTCGCGGTAGCGCCGGTAGGATCGTCAACTTTGACAGGAAGGTCCCAAGAGATGGGAGCCATTCCGTAGCCCCCAATACTGTTTGGCTGCTCGTTCTTGGAGGCTGGAGCGCTGTAGACACCCTTTTTCATGTTAGCACTTGTGTTCTAACATAAGCTATCTTCCTACGGTAGCCAAGGTGCTTAGAATATCATTCTTACCTCGAAAAAGGCCATCATGGcagcgagggaggtgaaACTGAACCACATGATGTTTGGTTTGCAGGTATGAAACGCAGGTTCTCGGAAATTGGTGATGTCTAATGTGAAATAAGAGTCTACCAAAGGGAGAGAGGGCAAATATACGCTGACCAAGAGAGACGTGGGCCTGCCGTAAGAGTTCCGGGAGCCAGCGTGACCAAAATGACTGTTACTCTTATATTCACTTCAAGTGCTTAGAAAGGCAGAGTCTTAGATACCTTATGCTATCTAATGTTCTCAATAGATTGTCTGCTCTAACACATACCTATTAGATTAAAGTGTTTCGGCTGGCGGACTGAAAAGTGATGCCCCTACCGCATGCAATCTGCATCCCAAGATAAGCCTGTAGAACTATAGTGGCTTGCCAATTCATGAGGTctcaacccctgaacccctgaaccgGGTGGTACGGACCGACATACCTAGGTGAGCACACTCAATAGTTGACTTTTCAAACGAAATCAATTTCCAAGACCGAACTACTTATCAACTACCCAACTACAACGTGCCATCACAACACGACA encodes the following:
- a CDS encoding hypothetical protein (EggNog:ENOG503PEV2; COG:S), giving the protein MKKGVYSAPASKNEQPNSIGGYGMAPISWDLPVKVDDPTGATATVTGTIEETIAQMEARYSGRNATFPVLIPTISAHISAAAAARDPESFTCDVPFAMASNNQILDGIHYLWGMSGTAKNGPGPGNCGRVSCLWWAAIWCNDDDHEQEVQWKQTGNGAYSLRQHGCVTDNDLRIKGQAF